A single window of Cydia strobilella chromosome 18, ilCydStro3.1, whole genome shotgun sequence DNA harbors:
- the LOC134749238 gene encoding ejaculatory bulb-specific protein 3-like isoform X3: MRVFLFCFLVCSVLSDDYYNRRYDYFDVDTLVENPRLLQKYMECFLDKGPCTPVGRVFKRVLPELVATGCAKCTPSQRRFAKRTFAAFKRDLPESHAELKKKIDPTNQNYENFEKKIANA, from the exons ATGAGAGTGTTTTTGTTTTGCTTCCTTGTTTGTTCAGTCTTGTCTGACGATTATTACAATAGAAGATACGACTATTTCGACGTTGATACGTTGGTTGAGAATCCCAGGCTTCTGCAGAAATATATGGAATGCTTCTTGGATAAAGGGCCTTGTACTCCAGTGGGAAGAGTTTTCAAAC GGGTCCTGCCAGAATTAGTGGCCACTGGCTGTGCGAAGTGCACGCCGTCACAACGACGCTTCGCCAAGCGCACCTTCGCGGCCTTCAAACGAGACCTTCCTGAAAGCCACGCCGAGCTGAAGAAGAAGATAGATCCTACCAATCAGAACTACGAGAACTTTGAAAAGAAGATCGCTAATGCTTAA